One Cucumis sativus cultivar 9930 chromosome 1, Cucumber_9930_V3, whole genome shotgun sequence DNA segment encodes these proteins:
- the LOC101210420 gene encoding single-stranded DNA-binding protein, mitochondrial — protein MTSMVALSRRLCRSLLSNSKASHHYDILPVTYCTNNLSFRSVSDITESGIESDLYTELDSNSVTNQPSLSPSSSQSPTQPRPVYNRPLENGLDAGIYKAILVGKVGQSPLQKQLKSGRTVTLLSVGTGGIRNNRRPLANEEPREYANRCAVQWHRVSIYPTRLGNIVMKHVVPGSILYLEGNLETKIFTDQVTGLVRRIREVAIRGNGRLVFLGKGEGNAQESTPSEFRGVGYY, from the exons ATGACCTCCATGGTTGCACTGTCAAGAAGGCTTTGCCGCTCTCTCCTATCGAATTCAAAAGCTTCTCATCATTACGATATCCTCCCAGTAACCTATTGCACTAATAACCTTTCCTTCCGCTCGGTATCAGACATCACTGAGTCCGGTATTGAATCGGACTTGTACACGGAATTGGACTCAAATTCAGTAACTAATCAACCTTCTCTCTCACCGTCCTCGTCCCAATCACCCACCCAACCGAGACCGGTCTATAATCGACCTCTGGAAAATGGCCTCGATGCTGGCATTTATAAG GCTATATTGGTGGGTAAGGTGGGGCAAAGTCCATTGCAGAAGCAGCTGAAGAGTGGAAGAACAGTGACGCTGTTATCAGTTGGGACAGGGGGTATTCGTAATAATCGGAGACCCTTGGCTAACGAGGAACCCAGAGAGTATGCAAATCGGTGCGCAGTTCAATGGCATCGGGTTTCGATTTATCCTACGAGACTGGGCAATATCGTCATGAAGCATGTTGTGCCCGG ttcaattttgtatttggaAGGGAACTTGGAGACCAAAATCTTCACTGATCAAGTCACTGGTCTTGTTCGACGTATTAGAGAAGTTGCGATTCGTGGCAATG GACGGCTTGTATTTTTGGGGAAGGGAGAAGGTAATGCTCAGGAGTCCACCCCATCAGAATTCAGAGGTGTTGGCTATTACTAA